The Halomicrobium salinisoli genome contains a region encoding:
- a CDS encoding SIMPL domain-containing protein (The SIMPL domain is named for its presence in mouse protein SIMPL (signalling molecule that associates with mouse pelle-like kinase). Bacterial member BP26, from Brucella, was shown to assemble into a channel-like structure, while YggE from E. coli has been associated with resistance to oxidative stress.) produces the protein MDQRTLTAAATDDRTAAPERAAIEVTAVGEGESATTARRTARDRAETVRTALRGADVDTARVSTVELTVEDSTSTFEVDQSAPYRAVERLRVECPPEAVADLVVLATDAGGTVPSVAFELGDEVRRKLEGEALAGAVERAREQAERMAAAHDLALGGVRSMTTVDDDCFGTSSVVDEALATGAEADLSPEPITVSESVEVVYDVVDE, from the coding sequence ATGGACCAGCGGACACTCACCGCGGCGGCGACTGACGACCGAACGGCCGCTCCCGAACGGGCGGCGATCGAGGTGACGGCGGTCGGCGAGGGCGAGTCGGCGACGACGGCGCGGCGTACCGCGCGCGACCGGGCCGAAACCGTCCGGACGGCGCTCCGTGGGGCCGACGTCGACACCGCGCGGGTCTCGACCGTCGAACTCACGGTCGAGGACTCGACGTCCACGTTCGAGGTGGACCAGTCCGCGCCGTATCGGGCGGTCGAGCGCCTGCGCGTCGAGTGCCCCCCGGAGGCCGTCGCGGACCTCGTCGTGCTGGCGACCGACGCCGGCGGGACCGTCCCGAGCGTGGCGTTCGAACTCGGCGACGAGGTCCGACGGAAGCTAGAGGGCGAGGCGCTCGCCGGGGCCGTCGAGCGGGCCCGGGAGCAGGCGGAGCGGATGGCCGCCGCCCACGACCTCGCCCTCGGCGGCGTCCGGTCGATGACGACGGTCGACGACGACTGCTTCGGGACGTCGAGCGTCGTCGACGAGGCGCTCGCGACCGGGGCCGAGGCCGACCTCTCGCCGGAGCCGATCACCGTCTCCGAGTCCGTCGAGGTCGTCTACGACGTCGTCGACGAGTGA
- a CDS encoding M48 family metalloprotease, whose translation MGAFRLVYSHSRLNVEQMRVELREQFLAERCEHDDVEYDPDSMTGFWRGNLGTVFYEWDVEPDPETSSYVLRQRVRFSSGTIKRFALHVAIWLGFWAVLYRVQTSRIAVADLNLFTVLGATVAGVGLLLFGLYDALRLLDLEQYPDPLIDGRDVGFRYERYRPVRVLQWLDGLNKVGLAAAFVAADPGITFRLGAAYGTLAAAFLAVWFADGGERLVALMDRSAIGDLRRSGLGKRYVQYTWRLSIWILVAPLLTVAAPGLVRRYVAFEDASVLERFTAEAPHSVPMVDTLLSLALVAIAVTLFRNLSDEQFKMEYFDFERRETTWIGRLVDASAVAVSSVLAYVALLKAAEVLLGVPAPLLPDSALDLPKTSVVAALLALYPLAGVAYQYRKRTRGIEAMLAKSTPDRIEVSDPDGTTFEAPFRVLDAAKHDATSVRFDGEDHVIVTRGLAEDPAVGDRELAAIVAHERGHVANGDTRLCNRILLASSALLVGQNVLYDVVDFYEREFRADEYAADAVGSEAVKDALRVLRESDDAGDTSRSFGPNFGPGFALADRAPRLTQPFELFFGGFAVSEAHPSFDERIERLSSGDESPSDSGAGSARSSRAEP comes from the coding sequence ATGGGAGCGTTCCGGCTCGTCTACAGCCACTCGCGGCTCAACGTCGAGCAGATGCGCGTCGAGCTCCGGGAGCAGTTCCTCGCCGAGCGGTGCGAGCACGACGACGTCGAGTACGATCCGGACTCCATGACGGGGTTCTGGCGCGGGAACCTCGGGACCGTCTTCTACGAGTGGGACGTCGAGCCCGACCCGGAGACCAGTTCGTACGTCCTCCGCCAGCGGGTCCGGTTCTCGTCGGGGACGATCAAGCGGTTCGCGCTGCACGTCGCCATCTGGCTGGGCTTCTGGGCCGTCCTCTATCGCGTCCAGACGAGCCGAATCGCCGTCGCCGACCTGAACCTGTTCACCGTCCTGGGCGCGACGGTCGCCGGTGTCGGCCTCCTGCTGTTCGGCCTCTACGACGCGCTCCGCCTCCTCGACCTCGAACAGTACCCCGACCCGCTCATCGACGGGCGGGACGTCGGGTTCCGGTACGAGCGCTACAGGCCCGTGCGCGTCCTGCAGTGGCTCGACGGGCTGAACAAGGTCGGGCTGGCCGCCGCGTTCGTCGCCGCCGATCCGGGGATCACGTTCCGGCTCGGCGCCGCGTACGGGACGCTCGCCGCGGCGTTCCTCGCGGTCTGGTTCGCCGACGGCGGGGAGCGGCTGGTCGCGCTCATGGACCGGTCGGCGATCGGTGACCTCCGCCGGTCGGGGCTCGGCAAGCGGTACGTCCAGTACACGTGGCGGCTGTCGATCTGGATCCTCGTCGCGCCGCTGCTGACGGTCGCCGCGCCGGGACTGGTGCGACGCTACGTCGCGTTCGAGGACGCGAGCGTCCTCGAGCGGTTCACCGCCGAGGCCCCGCACTCGGTGCCGATGGTCGACACGCTGTTGAGTCTCGCCCTCGTGGCGATAGCGGTCACGCTGTTCCGGAACCTCTCGGACGAGCAGTTCAAGATGGAGTACTTCGACTTCGAGCGCCGCGAGACGACGTGGATCGGCCGCCTCGTGGACGCGTCGGCGGTCGCCGTCTCGTCGGTGCTGGCGTACGTCGCGCTCCTGAAGGCCGCCGAGGTGCTGCTCGGGGTCCCGGCCCCGCTCCTCCCGGACTCGGCGCTCGACCTCCCGAAGACGTCGGTCGTCGCCGCGCTCCTGGCCCTCTATCCCCTCGCCGGGGTCGCCTACCAGTACCGCAAACGGACGCGGGGGATCGAGGCGATGCTCGCGAAGTCCACGCCCGACCGGATCGAGGTCTCGGACCCGGACGGGACGACGTTCGAGGCCCCGTTCCGCGTGCTGGACGCGGCGAAACACGACGCGACGAGCGTCAGGTTCGACGGCGAGGACCACGTGATCGTCACCCGCGGGCTCGCGGAGGATCCGGCGGTCGGCGACCGGGAACTGGCCGCGATCGTCGCCCACGAGCGCGGACACGTCGCGAACGGCGACACCCGCCTCTGTAACCGCATCCTCCTGGCGAGCAGCGCCCTGCTCGTCGGGCAGAACGTCCTCTACGACGTGGTCGACTTCTACGAGCGGGAGTTCCGTGCCGACGAGTACGCCGCCGACGCGGTCGGCAGCGAGGCGGTCAAGGACGCCCTGCGGGTCCTGCGGGAGAGCGACGACGCGGGCGACACGTCGCGGTCGTTCGGTCCGAACTTCGGCCCGGGCTTCGCCCTCGCGGACCGGGCGCCCCGGCTCACGCAGCCCTTCGAGCTGTTCTTCGGCGGCTTCGCCGTCTCCGAGGCTCACCCGTCGTTCGACGAGCGGATCGAGCGCCTCTCGTCGGGCGACGAGTCGCCGTCCGACAGCGGCGCGGGGAGCGCCCGGTCGAGCCGTGCCGAACCGTAG
- a CDS encoding PQQ-binding-like beta-propeller repeat protein, producing the protein MTGDRSERTGSAGAASGHATTDGPPSRRRWLRTVGAGATALLGGCLTAVVDESDDERRTGSLSFAGSSPTYGVDAARRGATDGGVDGRPALRWRVPFDRRIASTPAVVGDRLYVGCSDEHLYALDATTGERAWRYHAGRDVRSSPAVAGDRVFVGGMDGSVVGLSRADGHVAWRLSTDRGVFASPAVVDGVVYVGDIGGTTYALDAESGDALWTVETDGPLFCSPAVADGTVYVADYDRVLYALDAATGRVQWRSRVDDYVYTAPTVADGAVYVARRGVTAFDAATGERRWSVGDDRTGCSPAVGDGSVVVTKRTVRALSPADGSTQWEFEPDAAVTASATVGGGVVFAGDSDGTIYGLDAASGTERWRVSVRNGIGVAPTVVGGALFVVTSPVDGAVYGFEGP; encoded by the coding sequence GTGACTGGCGACCGCTCCGAGCGGACCGGATCGGCCGGCGCTGCGAGCGGTCACGCGACCACCGACGGGCCGCCCAGCCGTCGGCGGTGGCTCCGTACGGTCGGCGCGGGCGCGACGGCGCTTCTCGGCGGCTGTCTGACGGCGGTCGTCGACGAGTCGGACGACGAGCGCCGCACAGGCTCGCTGTCGTTCGCCGGCAGTTCGCCGACGTACGGCGTCGACGCGGCGCGACGGGGCGCGACCGACGGCGGCGTCGACGGGCGGCCCGCCCTCCGCTGGCGAGTCCCGTTCGACAGGCGGATCGCGTCGACGCCGGCCGTCGTCGGCGACCGGCTCTACGTCGGCTGCTCGGACGAGCACCTCTACGCGCTCGACGCGACGACCGGCGAACGGGCGTGGCGGTACCACGCCGGTCGGGACGTCCGCTCGTCGCCGGCGGTCGCGGGCGACCGGGTCTTCGTCGGCGGCATGGACGGCAGCGTCGTCGGACTGTCCCGCGCTGACGGGCACGTCGCCTGGCGGCTGTCGACCGACCGGGGCGTGTTCGCGTCGCCGGCGGTCGTCGACGGCGTCGTCTACGTCGGCGATATCGGCGGTACGACGTACGCCCTCGACGCCGAGTCGGGCGACGCGCTGTGGACCGTCGAGACCGACGGTCCGCTGTTTTGCTCCCCGGCCGTCGCGGACGGGACGGTCTACGTCGCCGACTACGACAGGGTCCTGTACGCGCTGGACGCGGCCACCGGGCGGGTCCAGTGGCGCTCGCGGGTGGACGACTACGTCTACACGGCCCCGACAGTCGCCGACGGGGCCGTCTACGTCGCTCGCAGGGGCGTCACCGCGTTCGACGCCGCGACCGGGGAGCGGCGCTGGTCGGTCGGCGACGACAGAACGGGCTGCTCGCCCGCGGTCGGCGACGGCTCCGTCGTCGTCACCAAACGGACCGTGCGAGCCCTGTCACCGGCGGACGGGTCCACGCAGTGGGAGTTCGAACCCGACGCCGCCGTGACCGCCTCGGCCACGGTCGGCGGCGGCGTCGTGTTCGCGGGCGATTCCGATGGAACTATCTACGGGCTCGACGCCGCGTCGGGGACTGAGCGGTGGCGCGTGTCGGTCCGGAACGGCATCGGCGTCGCCCCCACCGTCGTCGGGGGCGCGCTGTTCGTCGTAACGAGTCCAGTCGACGGCGCGGTGTACGGCTTCGAGGGGCCGTGA
- a CDS encoding AAA family ATPase, whose protein sequence is MYSDPNSYRIEILREQYEDLFEDATEARQRGDRRDAARSYDRAADVLGELADAEGRDRSDEVARLHRAADILRSGDDLADHFRDGTERSVPSGADDDAGDRRPPQEPDGDEEVRARMESFLCETETTWADIGGLDGVQRNMKRAIALGSIADKPDAVSATDRILLFGPPGTGKTLMASAVAGSLDASFFKVELGNLLSKWYGESSKQISALFETAADLSPSVVFLDEIDSLTQSRSSDMDGTSRRVLDTLLAELDGVEKSSDSFVLTLGATNTPWALDSAIRSRFPQRIHVPLPDEAAAAEIVRIHTVDGGVGFEGQPREFVPDAAVDGRHGDPVDAVADHCVDLGYTGRDIEALCREAVNSMIDRRNPDLDRLVDDSVERLRDHSLDVAPVEPADFRHAFEATSPSLPEEDVARFYEWGEEYGSAATGP, encoded by the coding sequence ATGTACTCCGATCCCAACTCGTATCGGATCGAGATCCTGCGGGAGCAGTACGAGGACCTCTTCGAGGACGCCACGGAGGCACGCCAGCGCGGGGACAGGCGTGACGCCGCACGCAGCTACGACAGGGCCGCGGACGTGCTGGGCGAACTCGCCGACGCCGAGGGGCGCGACCGCTCCGACGAGGTCGCCCGGCTCCACCGGGCGGCGGACATCCTCCGGAGCGGCGACGACCTCGCGGACCACTTCAGGGACGGCACCGAGCGGTCGGTCCCGTCCGGGGCGGACGACGACGCGGGCGACCGCCGCCCGCCGCAGGAGCCCGACGGGGACGAGGAGGTGCGCGCCCGCATGGAGTCGTTCCTCTGCGAGACCGAGACCACGTGGGCGGACATCGGCGGTCTCGACGGCGTCCAGCGGAACATGAAACGCGCGATCGCGCTGGGGTCGATCGCGGACAAACCCGACGCGGTGTCCGCGACCGATCGGATCCTCCTGTTCGGGCCCCCCGGGACCGGCAAGACCCTCATGGCGTCGGCCGTCGCGGGATCGCTCGACGCCAGCTTCTTCAAGGTAGAGCTGGGCAACCTCCTGTCGAAGTGGTACGGCGAGTCCTCCAAGCAGATCTCCGCCCTGTTCGAGACCGCCGCCGACCTGAGCCCCAGCGTCGTCTTCCTGGACGAGATCGACTCCCTCACCCAGTCCCGGAGCAGCGACATGGACGGGACGTCGCGGCGCGTGCTGGACACGCTGCTCGCGGAACTCGACGGCGTCGAGAAGTCGAGCGACTCGTTCGTCCTGACGCTCGGGGCCACGAACACCCCGTGGGCGCTCGACTCGGCGATCAGGAGCCGGTTTCCCCAGCGGATCCACGTGCCTCTGCCCGACGAGGCGGCCGCCGCGGAGATCGTCCGCATCCACACCGTCGACGGGGGCGTCGGGTTCGAGGGCCAGCCGCGCGAGTTCGTCCCCGACGCCGCGGTCGACGGCCGGCACGGCGATCCGGTCGACGCCGTCGCCGACCACTGCGTCGACCTGGGCTACACCGGCCGCGACATCGAGGCGCTCTGCAGAGAGGCCGTCAACAGCATGATCGACCGCCGGAACCCGGACCTCGACCGGCTGGTCGACGACAGCGTCGAGCGGCTACGCGACCACTCGCTCGACGTCGCCCCGGTGGAACCCGCGGACTTCCGGCACGCGTTCGAGGCGACGTCGCCGTCGCTCCCGGAGGAGGACGTCGCGCGGTTCTACGAGTGGGGCGAGGAGTACGGGTCGGCGGCCACCGGCCCCTGA
- a CDS encoding aminotransferase class V-fold PLP-dependent enzyme: MDPDALRADIPALDDATYLNTGASGPSPRRVVAAAEDALERQAFDAPAEDGAYATAFDVYDEARAAVADHVGADPTDVALTESTGDGIARVAAAMDWEPGDVVVTTDLEHAAGTLPWRRLERLHDVEVRVVETDGGRVDRDRFAEAVRGARLASFSSVSWTAGTRLPVAELTSIAQDAGARVLVDAVQSVGQHPVDVSEWGADAVAASGHKWLLGDWGGGFCYLSRDFAERLHPANLGYFGVEYPPTADYDLKAGAARFEVGTTSLAPCAALREAIAVIEDVGYEAIEARIERLTDRLKDGLDDERLHSPRRYESGLVSVRVDDPAATVESLRERGVRVKRIRDTDLIRASVHAFNTAADVDRLLAGL; this comes from the coding sequence ATGGATCCCGACGCCCTGCGGGCGGACATACCCGCGCTGGACGACGCGACCTACCTCAACACGGGCGCGAGCGGCCCGTCGCCCCGGCGCGTCGTGGCCGCCGCCGAGGACGCACTCGAGCGGCAGGCGTTCGACGCGCCCGCCGAGGACGGTGCGTATGCAACTGCTTTCGACGTATACGACGAGGCGAGAGCGGCGGTGGCCGACCACGTCGGGGCCGACCCGACGGACGTAGCGCTGACGGAGAGCACCGGCGACGGCATCGCCCGGGTGGCCGCGGCGATGGACTGGGAGCCGGGCGACGTCGTCGTCACGACCGACCTCGAACACGCCGCCGGGACGCTCCCCTGGCGCCGCCTCGAGCGGCTCCACGACGTGGAGGTGCGGGTGGTCGAGACCGACGGCGGCCGCGTCGACCGTGACCGCTTCGCCGAGGCGGTCCGGGGCGCGCGGCTCGCGTCGTTCAGCTCCGTCAGCTGGACCGCCGGGACCAGGCTCCCGGTGGCGGAGCTCACGAGCATCGCACAGGACGCGGGGGCGCGCGTGCTCGTCGACGCCGTCCAGTCCGTCGGTCAGCACCCCGTCGACGTCTCGGAGTGGGGCGCCGACGCCGTCGCCGCGTCGGGCCACAAGTGGCTGCTCGGCGACTGGGGCGGCGGGTTCTGCTACCTCTCCCGGGACTTCGCGGAGCGGCTCCACCCGGCGAACCTGGGCTACTTCGGCGTCGAGTACCCCCCGACGGCGGACTACGACCTGAAGGCGGGCGCGGCCCGCTTCGAGGTCGGGACGACGTCGCTGGCTCCCTGCGCCGCGCTCCGGGAGGCGATCGCGGTGATCGAGGACGTGGGCTACGAGGCGATCGAGGCCCGCATCGAGCGGCTGACCGACCGCCTGAAGGACGGTCTCGACGACGAGCGACTGCACTCCCCGCGACGCTACGAATCGGGGCTCGTCTCCGTCCGCGTCGACGACCCGGCCGCGACCGTCGAGTCGCTGCGGGAGCGGGGCGTGCGCGTCAAACGGATCCGGGACACCGACCTGATCCGGGCGTCGGTCCACGCGTTCAACACCGCGGCCGACGTCGACCGGCTGCTGGCCGGTCTGTGA
- a CDS encoding protein phosphatase 2C domain-containing protein, producing the protein MARYTQSDRGEQRERNEDHAFSFKLGDVFGVGVADGLGGHAAGQVASELASATFAESFQELYDGGVARDVVRLCFEDAEGAVQRRMDDDEAYRGMGTTLVAAVVADGRALVGNVGDSRAYLVTDGGIRQVTDDHAERIPYGSPGRRRSLTRLTQAVGTESEGVAPDVFELELSEGDALLLCSDGLTDELDDDRIRRVVAGADALDEAGRRLVRYANRSGGRDNVSVALYAP; encoded by the coding sequence ATGGCACGGTACACACAGTCAGATCGGGGCGAGCAACGGGAGCGAAACGAGGACCACGCGTTCAGTTTCAAACTGGGCGACGTCTTCGGCGTCGGGGTCGCCGACGGGCTGGGCGGGCACGCCGCGGGCCAGGTGGCCAGCGAGCTCGCGAGCGCGACGTTCGCCGAGTCGTTTCAGGAGCTATACGACGGCGGGGTCGCGCGGGACGTCGTTCGGCTCTGCTTCGAGGACGCCGAGGGCGCCGTCCAGCGGCGGATGGACGACGACGAGGCGTACCGCGGCATGGGAACGACGCTGGTCGCGGCCGTCGTCGCCGACGGCCGGGCGCTCGTGGGGAACGTCGGTGACAGCAGGGCCTACCTCGTCACGGACGGGGGTATCCGGCAGGTGACGGACGACCACGCCGAGCGTATCCCGTACGGGAGTCCGGGCCGGCGACGGTCGCTGACGCGACTCACGCAGGCGGTCGGCACCGAGAGCGAGGGCGTCGCCCCCGACGTCTTCGAACTCGAGTTGTCTGAGGGCGACGCGCTGCTGCTGTGCTCGGACGGGCTGACGGACGAACTCGACGACGACCGCATCCGGCGCGTCGTGGCCGGGGCGGACGCCCTCGACGAGGCCGGCAGGCGGCTAGTCAGGTACGCGAACCGCAGCGGCGGCCGGGACAACGTCTCGGTCGCGCTCTACGCGCCCTGA
- a CDS encoding phytanoyl-CoA dioxygenase family protein: protein MTTVQIGDRELEFGGDDLVRLRDSSDHLDDPETLRERLDEDGYLFVRGLHDEDLVRAARADVLDHLDDEGLLHPDEPVEEAVVHPDWTADEFDMSGSSWTHYPNLETVIDGEETTAFFRRLFDAKPFVLDRKRGRAKATGYFTGFHVDRIFMGRGTEDLYTAWRPIGDCPVEMGPLVLCPGSHDHERLRETYGQLDVDVDRVDPFFSRDPYDVIDAVGGPLATADFGAGDALIFDTYMLHGSLTNRTDRFRISVDARYQSIEDPVDPRWVGADPVGQYNLDDWGPEDLTPMAELREQWGL from the coding sequence GTGACCACCGTTCAGATCGGCGATCGAGAACTCGAGTTCGGCGGCGACGACCTCGTCAGGCTGCGCGACAGCAGCGACCACCTCGACGACCCGGAGACGCTCCGGGAGCGACTGGACGAGGACGGCTACCTCTTCGTCCGCGGCCTCCACGACGAGGACCTCGTTCGGGCGGCCCGGGCGGACGTCCTCGACCACCTCGACGACGAGGGGCTGCTCCACCCCGACGAACCCGTCGAGGAGGCCGTGGTCCACCCGGACTGGACGGCCGACGAGTTCGACATGAGCGGCTCCTCGTGGACCCACTACCCGAACCTGGAGACGGTGATCGACGGCGAGGAGACGACGGCGTTCTTCCGGCGGCTGTTCGACGCGAAGCCGTTCGTCCTCGACCGGAAGCGCGGCCGGGCGAAGGCCACGGGGTACTTCACCGGGTTCCACGTCGACAGGATCTTCATGGGTCGGGGCACGGAGGACCTGTACACCGCCTGGCGCCCGATCGGCGACTGCCCGGTCGAGATGGGACCGCTCGTCCTCTGTCCGGGCTCGCACGACCACGAACGCCTCCGCGAGACCTACGGCCAGCTGGACGTCGACGTGGACCGCGTCGACCCCTTCTTCTCCCGCGACCCGTACGACGTGATCGACGCCGTCGGCGGACCGCTGGCGACGGCGGACTTCGGGGCCGGGGACGCCCTGATCTTCGACACGTACATGCTCCACGGGTCGCTGACGAACCGGACGGACCGGTTCCGCATCAGCGTCGACGCCCGGTACCAGTCCATCGAGGACCCCGTCGATCCGCGCTGGGTCGGGGCCGATCCGGTCGGCCAGTACAACCTGGACGACTGGGGGCCCGAGGACCTGACGCCCATGGCCGAACTCCGGGAGCAGTGGGGGCTGTGA
- a CDS encoding M48 family metalloprotease has product MSLPGPSIVESKPTRRVQRRQWALEVTRSEVEDGLSAAYERADRDGETRWEARRWFGLVQSSVRFEGTGRETRLRYDCHQTARGFRAELAVMAAIIVPAFLTGAPQQAYAFLAPLDVLSVFPSDGAKTAVLAVGVLGIAVATVLNRGPRPRFPTTGLEYEYATFSWYYTVWSFVLVVVVALYVGTVLNQRAVSLLVFLFAYVVSRYATGTLPATLPGVGGETPDDVAVGEAGPPLIDRPFPHLNIAVLALLPTLLTMIAYIVSWLIAPVTPAMSDAPTLVVAAVAASLAVCGTYCFWCRSLLARLRSDPIEPFRSRAGRAVILVGFLAINGVTVLLTAVFVLTLSIPLQVRLSGVDLHYDAVGIGAVLGVNLGLLAVAAGGAAAQRLLARRGGTAAAVGRRLVRYWNYGVLFCLFGALSFLGSNVLGAVAFGDGAIRDPSPRTIRTNFEGYRAVAELASPLPVPDALAYVGLYALLFSPLVLLGVSWGMHVNGKLLDALARRRVSETLATDGRPVPDSAEIRVVDAPVLAAARGRLIGPPTVLVGRALLDELPSEDALDALLAHEAYHLEHLDHAVGALASLSSVLIGGQNVLLAFYDLAESERAADRHAADEVSRTALRSALRTCNRIETDAAIAGTSAGPAFVGSVAAAVGESVTAAGRRFRAVPSPGELRRSVRALAVAPYALLFGSVVYDQAHLDFGDRMDVLALERTVVGALRRETDAATVWFPEEREVTAPVARDVVYDRARAKGATDEQIEATVDALVADGRVREVGDEYLLWRARS; this is encoded by the coding sequence ATGTCCCTGCCGGGTCCGTCCATCGTCGAGAGCAAGCCGACCAGGCGGGTCCAGCGGCGGCAGTGGGCGCTCGAGGTGACGCGGTCCGAGGTCGAAGACGGGCTCTCGGCGGCCTACGAGCGCGCGGACCGCGACGGCGAGACGCGCTGGGAGGCCCGGCGCTGGTTCGGGCTCGTCCAGTCGTCGGTTCGCTTCGAGGGCACGGGCCGCGAGACGCGGCTCCGCTACGACTGCCACCAGACGGCTCGGGGCTTCCGGGCCGAACTGGCCGTGATGGCCGCCATCATCGTTCCGGCGTTCCTGACCGGAGCGCCACAGCAGGCGTACGCGTTCCTGGCGCCCCTCGACGTCCTCTCGGTGTTCCCGTCCGACGGGGCGAAGACCGCCGTCCTCGCGGTCGGCGTCCTCGGGATCGCCGTCGCCACTGTGCTCAACCGCGGGCCGAGACCGCGCTTCCCGACGACGGGCCTGGAGTACGAGTACGCGACGTTCAGCTGGTACTACACGGTCTGGAGCTTCGTGCTCGTCGTGGTCGTCGCGCTTTACGTGGGGACGGTGCTGAACCAGCGGGCCGTGAGCCTGCTGGTGTTCCTGTTCGCGTACGTCGTCAGTCGGTACGCGACGGGGACGCTGCCGGCCACCCTCCCGGGCGTCGGCGGCGAGACGCCCGACGACGTCGCCGTCGGGGAGGCGGGCCCGCCGCTGATCGACCGACCGTTCCCCCACCTCAACATCGCCGTGCTGGCGCTGCTCCCGACGCTGCTCACGATGATCGCCTACATCGTCTCCTGGCTCATCGCCCCGGTCACTCCCGCCATGTCCGACGCGCCGACGCTGGTGGTCGCGGCCGTCGCCGCGTCGCTCGCCGTCTGCGGGACGTACTGCTTCTGGTGTCGCTCGCTGCTGGCCCGGCTCAGATCGGACCCGATCGAGCCGTTCCGCTCGCGGGCCGGCAGGGCGGTCATCCTCGTCGGGTTCCTCGCGATCAACGGCGTCACGGTCCTGCTGACCGCCGTCTTCGTTCTGACGCTGAGTATCCCGCTCCAGGTGCGCCTGTCGGGCGTCGACCTGCACTACGACGCCGTCGGGATCGGCGCCGTGCTCGGCGTGAACCTGGGGCTGCTCGCCGTGGCCGCCGGCGGAGCGGCCGCCCAGCGCCTGTTGGCCCGTCGCGGCGGCACCGCGGCGGCGGTCGGGCGTCGGCTCGTCCGGTACTGGAACTACGGCGTCCTGTTCTGCCTGTTCGGGGCGCTGAGCTTCCTCGGGTCGAACGTCCTCGGCGCGGTCGCGTTCGGCGACGGCGCCATCAGAGACCCATCGCCGCGGACGATCCGGACGAACTTCGAGGGGTACCGGGCGGTCGCCGAGCTGGCGTCGCCGCTCCCCGTTCCCGACGCGCTCGCGTACGTCGGCCTGTACGCGCTCCTCTTCTCGCCGCTCGTCCTGCTCGGCGTCTCGTGGGGGATGCACGTGAACGGCAAGCTGCTCGACGCGCTCGCTCGCCGGCGGGTGAGCGAGACGCTCGCGACCGACGGGCGACCGGTGCCCGACTCGGCCGAGATCCGCGTCGTGGACGCGCCCGTCCTCGCCGCCGCAAGGGGCCGCCTCATCGGCCCGCCGACGGTCCTCGTCGGGCGCGCGCTCCTCGACGAGCTGCCCTCGGAGGACGCGCTCGACGCGCTGCTCGCGCACGAGGCGTACCACCTCGAGCACCTGGACCACGCCGTCGGCGCGCTCGCGTCCCTGTCGTCGGTGCTCATCGGCGGGCAGAACGTCCTCCTGGCGTTCTACGACCTCGCCGAGAGCGAGCGCGCGGCGGACCGCCACGCCGCCGACGAGGTCTCGCGAACCGCGCTCAGATCGGCGCTGCGGACCTGCAACCGGATCGAGACGGACGCCGCCATCGCGGGGACCAGCGCCGGTCCCGCGTTCGTCGGCAGCGTCGCCGCGGCCGTCGGCGAGTCGGTCACGGCGGCCGGCCGGCGCTTCCGGGCCGTCCCGTCGCCCGGCGAACTGCGCCGCTCCGTCCGGGCGCTGGCGGTCGCGCCCTACGCCCTCCTGTTCGGGAGCGTCGTCTACGACCAGGCGCACCTCGACTTCGGCGACCGCATGGACGTCCTCGCCCTCGAGCGGACCGTCGTCGGCGCCCTCCGGCGCGAGACGGACGCGGCGACGGTGTGGTTCCCCGAGGAGCGCGAGGTGACCGCTCCGGTGGCCAGGGACGTCGTGTACGACCGCGCCCGGGCGAAGGGCGCCACCGACGAACAGATCGAAGCGACCGTCGACGCCCTCGTCGCCGACGGCCGGGTCCGCGAGGTCGGCGACGAGTACCTCCTGTGGAGGGCCCGCTCGTGA
- a CDS encoding cupin domain-containing protein, protein MERLSIAAVDPEPEGDADVDRRPLTDPLGATDVAVNYYALAPGESLVGGLHAHLDQEELFFVLDGTVTFEVTTDPAADTETVAVEADEVVRFEPGDYQQGRNESEDRAVVLAIGAPGDSTAGRVPRTCPDCGESEFLDTAMVDGRLVVQCPACDEVFESGLH, encoded by the coding sequence ATGGAGAGACTGTCCATCGCGGCTGTCGACCCCGAACCGGAGGGAGACGCGGACGTCGACCGACGTCCCCTCACCGACCCGCTCGGGGCGACCGACGTCGCCGTGAACTACTACGCGCTCGCTCCCGGCGAGTCGCTCGTCGGCGGACTGCACGCCCACCTCGACCAGGAGGAACTGTTCTTCGTGCTCGACGGGACCGTGACGTTCGAGGTGACGACCGATCCGGCGGCGGACACCGAGACGGTCGCCGTCGAGGCGGACGAGGTCGTCCGGTTCGAGCCCGGCGACTACCAGCAGGGGCGGAACGAGAGCGAGGACCGGGCCGTCGTGCTGGCGATCGGGGCGCCCGGGGACTCGACGGCGGGCCGGGTCCCGAGAACCTGTCCCGACTGCGGCGAGAGCGAGTTCCTCGACACGGCGATGGTCGACGGGCGGCTGGTGGTCCAGTGTCCCGCCTGCGACGAGGTCTTCGAGAGCGGCCTGCACTGA